One Panicum virgatum strain AP13 chromosome 9K, P.virgatum_v5, whole genome shotgun sequence genomic region harbors:
- the LOC120648840 gene encoding polyadenylate-binding protein 4-like: protein MPASEMEAPAVSSAHAPAAAADQQEESAAAPAAASEEAQPAAAAVPALYVGDLHEDVAEEHLFDAFSKIGTVTSVRVCRDNATSRSLRYGYVNYFSRADAVTALEKLNHSLVLDKPIRVMWSNRDPDARRSGVGNIFVKNLSDSVDNASLQELFSKFGDVLSCKVAKNEDGTNRGYGFVQFASQESADAAIENLHGSLFNDRKLHVATFVKKSERSANNDDKYTNLYMKHLDDDITEELVKLKFSQFGPIVSVKIMRRTDGSSMGFGFVSFQNPESAIKAQETMHGMLIGSKALYVARAQKKEERKQYLQRLHEEKRNEIINKSNESNVYIKNIHDEVDDDTLRARFDEFGNITSAKVMRDDKGISRGFGFVCFSTPEEAKSAVSSMRGVMFYGKPLYVAIFQRKEERRAKLQQHFAHLARMVGPANSMIPTGYPHVYFAHPGTHLPQGPPRHGFVYPPMGLSHEWRPNMFPSPPNIQQIHSPMMPNSPRHYRSNRGRMGGNMMPLPHTVHAVNYVARAPPAKDFMSMPRQRFSHPKYFSNDVMANGLTFHHGDPVSSVNDSFSSYLASASPEEQKNLLGNRLYPLVERHQPELVSKITGMLLELDNSEVVALLCSSEMLSAKVDECVQLLHATKPKTEDQDALHLGLMESAGVNAN from the exons ATGCCGGCGTCGGAGATGGAAGCGCCTGCCGTGTCGTCAGcgcacgcgccggcggcggccgctgatCAGCAGGAggaatcggcggcggcgcccgcggccgcgaGCGAGGAGGcgcagccggccgccgcggcggtgccGGCGCTGTACGTGGGCGATCTGCACGAGGACGTGGCGGAGGAGCACCTGTTCGACGCCTTCAGCAAGATCGGCACCGTCACGTCCGTGCGCGTCTGCCGCGACAACGCCACCAGCAGATCGCTCAGATACGGATACGTCAACTACTTCTCCCGGGCTGACG CTGTGACGGCTCTTGAAAAACTAAATCATAGCTTGGTTTTGGATAAGCCAATAAGGGTGATGTGGTCGAACCGGGATCCAGATGCCAGGAGAAGTGGTGTCGGTAACATTTTTGTTAAG AACCTTAGTGATTCTGTTGACAATGCCAGCCTTCAAGAATTGTTCTCCAAGTTTGGAGATGTTTTATCGTGTAAAGTTGCCAAAAATGAGGATGGGACTAACAGAGGTTATGGATTCGTTCAATTTGCATCACAAGaatcagcagatgcagcaattGAGAACCTCCATGGCTCCCTTTTCAATGATAGGAAATT GCACGTTGCTACTTTTGTTAAGAAAAGTGAACGGTCTGCAAATAATGATGACAAGTACACTAACCTGTACATGAAGCATCTGGATGATGACATAACAGAGGAACTTGTTAAATTGAAGTTCTCTCAGTTTGGTCCAATAGTTAGTGTGAAGATTATGAGGAGAACTGATGGGTCATCTATGGGTTTTGGGTTTGTTAGTTTCCAAAACCCTGAAAGTGCCATTAAAGCACAAGAGACCATGCATGGGATGCTAATTG GATCAAAAGCTTTATACGTGGCGAGAGCTCAAAAGAAGGAGGAAAGGAAACAATATTTGCAGCGTTTACATGAGGAGAAAAGAAATGAAATAATAAATAAGAGCAAT GAATCAAATGTCTATATCAAAAATATCCATGACGAAGTCGATGATGACACTCTTCGTGCACGGTTCGATGAATTTGGTAACATCACATCGGCAAAGGTTATGCGTGATGATAAGGGCATTAGTAGAGGCTTTGGTTTTGTATGTTTCAGTACCCCTGAGGAGGCAAAGAGTGCCGTAAGCAGCATGCGTG GTGTTATGTTTTATGGAAAACCATTGTACGTTGCTATTTTTCAAAGAAAAGAGGAGAGGCGAGCCAAACTGCAGCAACATTTTGCTCATCTTGCTAGAATGGTTGGACCTGCAAACTCTATGATTCCCACCGGATATCCACACGTATACTTTGCGCATCCAGGTACACATCTCCCTCAAGGTCCTCCAAGACATGGATTTGTGTATCCACCCATGGGGCTCAGTCACGAATGGAGGCCAAACATGTTTCCCTCACCACCTAATATCCAACAAATACATTCACCCATG ATGCCAAATTCGCCAAGGCATTACAGAAGTAACAGGGGAAGGATGGGTGGGAATATGATGCCTCTTCCGCATACCGTTCATGCTGTAAACTATGTCGCCCGTGCACCACCAGCTAAAGATTTCATGTCTATGCCCCGACAG AGATTCAGCCATCCAAAGTACTTCTCAAATGATGTTATGGCCAACGGTTTGACCTTTCACCATGGTGACCCTGTTTCTTCGGTGAATGATTCGTTCAGCAGCTATCTGGCTTCTGCTTCACCGGAGGAACAGAAGAACTTGCTCGGGAACAGGCTCTATCCGCTCGTTGAGAGACACCAA CCTGAACTCGTGAGCAAAATCACTGGTATGCTGCTGGAGCTGGACAACTCTGAGGTAgtcgctctgctctgctcgtcGGAGATGCTGTCAGCCAAGGTCGACGAGTGCGTGCAGCTGCTTCATGCAACAAAACCCAAGACCGAGGATCAGGACGCACTACACCTGGGATTGATGGAGTCTGCTGGTGTAAACGCCAATTGA